In a genomic window of Myxococcales bacterium:
- a CDS encoding pseudouridine-5'-phosphate glycosidase, with protein MELVLAPAVADALAAGAPVVALESTIIAHGLPYPANLEVAHELEAAVAAGGATAATIAIVDGVARIGLPADDLARLAADGARFAKAGATDLAVHLARGTSAATTVSATALLAARAGIAVFATGGIGGVHRGDAGDVSHDLTALARTPIAVISAGAKAILDLPRTLELLETLGVLVIGYGTDELPGFYVRGTGLRLDHRVDDAATLAAICRARWAGLGQGGVLVANPIPAEAALDAAAIDAVITDAIADAARAGAIGKRLTPYLLGRIATVTGGAAVRANRALARANAEVGAALAVALATAT; from the coding sequence GTGGAGCTCGTCCTCGCGCCCGCGGTCGCCGACGCGCTGGCCGCCGGCGCCCCGGTGGTCGCGCTCGAGTCGACGATCATCGCCCACGGCCTGCCCTACCCGGCCAACCTCGAGGTCGCGCACGAGCTCGAGGCCGCCGTCGCCGCCGGCGGCGCGACCGCCGCGACGATCGCGATCGTCGACGGCGTGGCCCGGATCGGCCTGCCCGCCGACGACCTGGCGCGGCTGGCCGCCGACGGCGCCCGCTTCGCCAAGGCCGGCGCCACCGATCTCGCGGTCCACCTGGCCCGCGGCACCTCCGCCGCCACGACCGTCAGCGCCACCGCGCTCCTGGCCGCGCGCGCCGGCATCGCGGTGTTCGCCACCGGCGGCATCGGCGGGGTCCACCGCGGCGACGCCGGCGACGTCTCACACGATCTCACCGCGCTCGCGCGCACGCCGATCGCGGTGATCTCGGCCGGCGCCAAGGCCATCCTCGACCTGCCGCGCACCCTCGAGCTGCTCGAGACCCTCGGGGTCCTGGTGATCGGCTACGGCACCGACGAGCTGCCCGGCTTCTACGTGCGCGGCACCGGCCTGCGCCTCGACCACCGCGTCGACGACGCCGCCACGCTGGCCGCGATCTGTCGGGCCCGCTGGGCCGGCCTGGGTCAGGGCGGCGTGCTGGTCGCCAACCCGATCCCGGCCGAGGCCGCGCTCGACGCGGCCGCGATCGACGCCGTCATCACCGACGCGATCGCCGACGCCGCCCGGGCCGGCGCCATCGGCAAGCGCCTGACGCCGTACCTGCTCGGGCGCATCGCGACCGTCACCGGCGGCGCGGCCGTGCGCGCCAACCGGGCCCTGGCCCGCGCCAACGCCGAGGTCGGCGCCGCGCTGGCCGTGGCCCTCGCCACGGCGACCTGA
- a CDS encoding acyl-CoA dehydrogenase family protein: MKFTEEHKQLRKTVRDFVEKEINPHCDAWEAAGAFPAHEVFKKAGALGLLGVNKPEAFGGMGLDYSYSAVVAEELGTCAGGSIPMALGVQTDMATPALARWGSDELRREFLAPAITGEAVAAIAVSEVGGGSDVAALKTAARKDGDDYVINGSKMWITNAAQADWLCLLANTGDGPVHLNKTLIVVPTSAKGVTIGAKLDKLGMRASDTCPIYFEDVRVPQRHRIGGEGMGFMMQMVQFQEERLFGAASSLKGMDKLIDATIAYCRDRHTFGSPLIDNQVIHFRMAELRTEVELVRSLVYRAVEDYVGGADVTMLASMAKLKAGRLAREVSDACLQYWGGMGFMWDNVASRAYRDTRLMSIGGGADEIMLGIIAKLMNILPGKKKKKAE; the protein is encoded by the coding sequence ATGAAGTTCACCGAAGAGCACAAGCAGCTGCGCAAGACCGTCCGCGACTTCGTCGAGAAGGAGATCAACCCGCACTGCGACGCGTGGGAGGCGGCGGGCGCGTTCCCGGCCCACGAGGTGTTCAAGAAGGCCGGCGCGCTGGGCCTCCTGGGCGTGAACAAGCCCGAGGCGTTCGGCGGCATGGGCCTCGACTACTCGTACTCGGCGGTCGTGGCCGAGGAGCTCGGCACCTGCGCCGGCGGCTCGATCCCGATGGCGCTCGGCGTGCAGACCGACATGGCGACGCCGGCGCTGGCGCGGTGGGGCTCCGACGAGCTGCGCCGCGAGTTCCTGGCGCCGGCGATCACCGGCGAGGCGGTCGCGGCGATCGCGGTCAGCGAGGTCGGCGGCGGCTCGGACGTCGCCGCGCTCAAGACCGCGGCGCGCAAGGACGGCGACGACTACGTCATCAACGGCTCGAAGATGTGGATCACGAACGCGGCCCAGGCCGACTGGCTGTGCCTGCTGGCCAACACCGGCGACGGCCCGGTCCACCTGAACAAGACGCTGATCGTCGTGCCGACCAGCGCCAAGGGCGTGACGATCGGCGCCAAGCTCGACAAGCTCGGCATGCGCGCGTCGGACACGTGCCCGATCTACTTCGAGGACGTGCGCGTGCCCCAGCGCCACCGGATCGGCGGCGAGGGCATGGGCTTCATGATGCAGATGGTCCAGTTCCAGGAGGAGCGGCTGTTCGGCGCGGCCAGCTCGCTCAAGGGCATGGACAAGCTGATCGACGCGACGATCGCGTACTGCCGCGACCGCCACACCTTCGGCAGCCCGCTGATCGACAACCAGGTCATCCACTTCCGCATGGCCGAGCTGCGGACCGAGGTCGAGCTGGTGCGGTCGCTGGTCTACCGCGCGGTCGAGGACTACGTCGGCGGCGCCGACGTGACGATGCTGGCGTCGATGGCCAAGCTCAAGGCCGGCCGCCTGGCGCGCGAGGTGTCCGACGCCTGCCTGCAGTACTGGGGCGGCATGGGCTTCATGTGGGACAACGTCGCGTCGCGCGCGTACCGCGACACCCGGCTGATGTCGATCGGCGGCGGCGCCGACGAGATCATGCTGGGCATCATCGCCAAGCTGATGAACATCCTGCCGGGCAAGAAGAAGAAGAAGGCCGAGTAG
- a CDS encoding acetyltransferase, with protein MSRPLVIVGGSGHGLDTYWLAEACGYDVVGFLDDSAHEIGDRILDRPWLGRSDDWIQVQDAELVVAIGSPRIRRAVVSRLTTVGSPRFATLIHPSVTIGRFVSVAPGCMITAGAQITIDVTIGEHTIVNLNTTIAHNARLGAFVTLAPMVAISGNVRLADGVEVGTGACVRQGLAVGVGAMLGMGGVLTRELPRDELHVGNPARFMRALPPWS; from the coding sequence ATGTCCCGCCCGCTCGTCATCGTCGGTGGTAGCGGCCACGGCCTCGACACCTACTGGCTGGCCGAGGCCTGCGGCTACGACGTCGTCGGCTTCCTCGACGACAGCGCCCACGAGATCGGCGACCGCATCCTCGATCGCCCGTGGCTGGGTCGGTCGGACGACTGGATCCAGGTCCAGGACGCCGAGCTGGTGGTCGCGATCGGCAGCCCGCGGATCCGGCGCGCGGTCGTGTCGCGCCTGACCACCGTCGGCTCGCCGCGGTTCGCCACGTTGATCCACCCGTCGGTCACGATCGGCCGGTTCGTGTCCGTCGCGCCCGGGTGCATGATCACCGCGGGCGCGCAGATCACGATCGACGTCACGATCGGTGAACACACCATCGTCAACCTCAACACCACGATCGCCCACAACGCGCGGCTCGGCGCGTTCGTGACGCTGGCGCCGATGGTGGCGATCTCGGGCAACGTGCGCCTGGCCGACGGCGTCGAGGTCGGCACCGGCGCGTGCGTCCGGCAGGGCCTCGCCGTCGGCGTCGGCGCGATGCTGGGCATGGGCGGCGTCCTGACCCGCGAGCTGCCGCGCGACGAGCTCCACGTCGGCAACCCGGCGCGGTTCATGCGGGCCCTGCCGCCCTGGTCATAG
- a CDS encoding DUF882 domain-containing protein has translation MAAIALLPLVAAGWLSAGSAPTPATVLDAARDVVAEAQRLTQADRVEVTIFNVNYPATDTVYIGRDGAVDDATRKQLEGIFKCKRTKRQHAIDRQLLVMLADVAAQYPGKTIEYVSAYRAVDPRESRHRQGRAFDFRIPGVPLTELRDYVWTHHTEVGVGWYPQSNFIHMDHRPGAKDYAWTQIGPTEHGNPSWSARARRAEPPTPRPRHRAGV, from the coding sequence ATGGCCGCGATCGCTCTGCTCCCGCTCGTCGCCGCCGGCTGGCTGTCCGCCGGGTCGGCGCCGACGCCAGCGACCGTGCTCGACGCCGCCCGCGACGTGGTGGCCGAGGCCCAGCGCCTGACCCAGGCCGACCGGGTCGAGGTGACGATCTTCAACGTCAACTACCCGGCGACCGACACCGTCTATATCGGCCGGGACGGCGCCGTGGACGACGCCACGCGCAAGCAGCTCGAGGGCATCTTCAAGTGCAAGCGCACCAAGCGGCAGCACGCGATCGATCGCCAGCTCCTCGTGATGCTCGCCGACGTGGCCGCGCAGTACCCCGGCAAGACCATCGAGTACGTGTCGGCCTACCGGGCGGTCGACCCGCGCGAGTCGCGCCACCGCCAGGGGCGCGCGTTCGACTTCCGCATCCCGGGCGTGCCGCTCACCGAGCTGCGCGACTACGTCTGGACCCACCACACCGAGGTCGGCGTCGGCTGGTACCCGCAGAGCAACTTCATCCACATGGATCACCGCCCCGGCGCCAAGGACTACGCCTGGACCCAGATCGGCCCCACCGAGCACGGCAACCCGTCGTGGTCGGCCCGCGCGCGCCGCGCCGAGCCGCCGACGCCCCGGCCGCGCCACCGCGCCGGCGTGTGA
- a CDS encoding AhpC/TSA family protein yields the protein MHHARERIAAAGAGLHVIGNGAPMFIAGFRETTGFDGAIYTDPSLALYRALALRRGVTTVVRPGVAMAAVRALRGGFRQGATQGDPWQQGGVVVVGVDGRVGYRYASTAAGDHPPVDAVLAAL from the coding sequence TTGCACCACGCCCGTGAGCGCATCGCGGCGGCCGGCGCCGGCCTGCACGTGATCGGCAACGGCGCGCCGATGTTCATCGCCGGGTTCCGGGAGACGACCGGGTTCGACGGCGCGATCTACACCGATCCATCGCTGGCGCTGTACCGCGCGCTGGCGCTGCGGCGCGGCGTCACCACGGTCGTGCGTCCGGGCGTGGCGATGGCGGCGGTGCGGGCGCTGCGGGGCGGCTTCCGCCAGGGCGCGACCCAGGGCGACCCGTGGCAGCAGGGCGGCGTGGTCGTCGTCGGCGTCGACGGCCGCGTGGGCTACCGCTACGCGTCGACGGCCGCGGGCGATCACCCGCCGGTCGACGCGGTCCTCGCGGCGCTGTAG
- a CDS encoding sigma 54-dependent Fis family transcriptional regulator, with the protein MARRRQPTQQLEPAAALPARWVSLVAVDGTVARQPLGRRRLRVGSGADADLIVADPHVSRLHCELEPTPAGVLLRDLGSTNGTLVGGAAIREAVLAPGVVAVIGSSRLFVESDAPTAALARFGGVVSAAPVMGLVFAMLDKLAAAEVTIMLTGETGTGKDLLARAVHEVSPRGAGPLVVFDCGAVTASLIESELFGHEKGSFTGAVAERAGAFERAHGGTLFLDELGELPLELQPRLLRALEQREVRRVGGSVELPVDVRVIAATNRDLAAEVAAGRFRADLYFRVTAAVVEVPPLRARSEDLALLVDQLLEGRAHATPAAMAALAAYDWPGNVRELRNVVATALAMIDGPVLDVRHLMFPAAAPRRERDLEELPLAGQSLEAIERAAIKQTLEREGGNRTRTAKTLGIAQSTLYEKLKRYGL; encoded by the coding sequence ATGGCTCGCCGTCGTCAACCGACCCAGCAGCTGGAGCCCGCGGCCGCGCTGCCGGCCCGCTGGGTCAGCCTGGTCGCGGTCGACGGCACGGTCGCGCGGCAGCCGCTGGGCCGGCGGCGGCTCCGGGTCGGCAGCGGCGCCGACGCCGATCTGATCGTGGCCGACCCGCACGTGTCGCGCCTGCACTGCGAGCTCGAGCCGACCCCGGCGGGCGTGCTGCTGCGCGATCTGGGCTCGACCAACGGCACGCTGGTCGGCGGCGCCGCGATCCGCGAGGCGGTGCTCGCGCCCGGGGTGGTGGCGGTGATCGGCTCGAGCCGGCTGTTCGTCGAGAGCGACGCGCCGACCGCGGCCCTGGCGCGCTTCGGCGGCGTGGTGTCGGCGGCGCCGGTGATGGGGCTGGTGTTCGCGATGCTCGACAAGCTGGCGGCGGCCGAGGTGACGATCATGCTCACCGGCGAGACCGGCACCGGCAAGGACCTGCTGGCGCGCGCGGTCCACGAGGTCAGCCCGCGCGGGGCCGGGCCGCTGGTGGTGTTCGACTGCGGCGCGGTGACGGCGTCGCTGATCGAGAGCGAGCTGTTCGGGCACGAGAAGGGCTCGTTCACCGGCGCGGTGGCCGAGCGCGCCGGCGCGTTCGAGCGCGCCCACGGCGGGACGCTGTTCCTCGACGAGCTCGGCGAGCTGCCGCTCGAGCTGCAGCCACGCTTGCTGCGCGCGCTCGAGCAGCGCGAGGTGCGCCGGGTCGGCGGCTCGGTCGAGCTGCCGGTCGACGTGCGCGTGATCGCCGCGACCAACCGCGATCTCGCGGCCGAGGTGGCGGCCGGGCGCTTCCGGGCCGACCTGTACTTCCGGGTCACGGCCGCGGTGGTCGAGGTGCCGCCGCTGCGGGCCCGGTCCGAGGACCTCGCGCTCCTGGTCGACCAGCTGCTCGAGGGGCGCGCCCACGCGACGCCCGCGGCGATGGCGGCGCTGGCGGCGTACGACTGGCCGGGCAACGTGCGCGAGCTGCGCAACGTCGTCGCGACGGCGCTGGCGATGATCGACGGGCCGGTGCTCGACGTCCGCCACCTGATGTTCCCGGCGGCCGCGCCCCGGCGCGAGCGCGACCTCGAGGAGCTGCCGCTGGCCGGCCAGTCGCTCGAGGCGATCGAGCGCGCGGCGATCAAGCAGACGCTCGAGCGCGAGGGCGGCAACCGGACCCGGACCGCGAAGACGCTCGGCATCGCGCAGTCGACGCTGTACGAGAAGCTCAAGCGCTACGGGCTATGA
- a CDS encoding mechanosensitive ion channel family protein — protein MTYLSERLGERGAAWVEGGGVLVLAILIGWLIGALVHRALAAGARRSAATWDDALVPRLRRPLAVMPAVLAGWVALPALPLMPAAARVATTGLNVLTTLVVIWLAFRFVDLARATLSARSWAIDQPATLSLLAMAARITKLLVVVLAVITGLAALGVPVASLVAGLGIGGLAVALAAQKTIANLFGALSIGADRPFREGDYIRVGDAEGTVEAIGLRSTRIRSPGRTLITIPNADLADTKSESLAACDRYMMATTLGVVYGTSEATLRGLRDQIEAHLRAQPKIWPTKVRVVLVGFGASSIDLRIQAWFLAADWDEFLVLRQDALFAIMGLVEAAGTSFAFPTQTIHVAGASVARTASIGDA, from the coding sequence CCTGGGTCGAGGGCGGCGGCGTGCTCGTGCTCGCGATCTTGATCGGCTGGCTCATCGGGGCGCTGGTGCACCGCGCGCTGGCCGCGGGCGCGCGGCGCAGCGCCGCGACCTGGGACGACGCGCTGGTGCCGCGCCTGCGCCGTCCGCTCGCGGTCATGCCGGCCGTGCTCGCTGGGTGGGTGGCGCTGCCGGCGCTGCCGCTGATGCCCGCGGCCGCGCGGGTCGCGACCACCGGCCTGAACGTGCTCACGACGCTGGTCGTCATCTGGCTGGCGTTCCGGTTCGTCGATCTCGCCCGCGCGACCCTGTCGGCGCGATCGTGGGCGATCGATCAACCGGCGACGCTGTCGCTGCTGGCGATGGCCGCGCGCATCACCAAGCTGCTCGTGGTCGTGCTCGCCGTCATCACCGGCCTCGCCGCGCTCGGCGTCCCGGTCGCCAGCCTCGTGGCGGGGCTCGGCATCGGCGGCCTGGCGGTCGCGCTGGCGGCGCAGAAGACCATCGCCAACCTGTTCGGCGCGCTGTCGATCGGCGCCGATCGCCCCTTCCGCGAGGGCGACTACATCCGGGTCGGTGACGCCGAGGGCACGGTCGAGGCGATCGGCCTGCGCTCGACGCGGATCCGCAGCCCGGGCCGGACGCTGATCACGATCCCCAACGCCGACCTCGCCGACACCAAGTCGGAGTCGCTCGCCGCGTGCGACCGCTACATGATGGCGACGACGCTCGGCGTGGTCTACGGCACCTCCGAGGCGACCCTGCGCGGCCTGCGCGATCAGATCGAGGCCCACCTGCGGGCCCAGCCCAAGATCTGGCCCACCAAGGTGCGCGTCGTGCTGGTCGGGTTCGGCGCGTCGTCGATCGACCTCCGGATCCAGGCCTGGTTCCTCGCCGCCGACTGGGACGAGTTCCTGGTGCTGCGCCAGGACGCCCTGTTCGCGATCATGGGCCTGGTCGAGGCGGCCGGGACCTCGTTCGCGTTCCCGACCCAGACCATCCACGTCGCCGGCGCCAGCGTCGCGCGCACCGCCTCGATCGGCGACGCCTGA
- a CDS encoding NAD(P)-binding domain-containing protein, with product MTWVVPLGLGGLAIAVMALFTMLGARKARLAQAVPNAAAPRILIHDINDDRCTGCDACVAVCPTNVLDLVANKSRVLRFHDCIQCEACMWACPTEALVMFPEGSEPQALKVPELDDSYQTGVPGQYLIGEVAGKPLVKNAANLGRGVIEHMLRTGLRGGALGTIGVDVVIVGSGPGGLSAALTCLQRGLSYVLLEKEQEIASTITRYPKGKLVMAEPYDTRNLSLLPVFDSSKEQLVAIWRELIERTGVRINQGEAVEAVQRLGDGTFDVRTTVAGYRAQRVILATGTRGKPRTLQVPGENLPKVANLLEDPDDWRGKDVLVVGGGDSAVEAAVALADAGARVIISYRGKSFNRAAPKNKQTIEGYAGQQRLKTKYGSQVVAFEPDAVILQLDDGSQKRYPNHGAFVLIGADPPVTWLEKLGVRFVLRPHQYSLGKTDDFLRRLAGDLQDCPEDAARAAEVITGRPQAPSTHGGDRLPSEVERALAAVSLPDAASGPKKWLRAATGLFGTSPGKKVEQPIPLSEFAKRQRTGASGRRDALSAGERTRVLRMLRDEGGRLADEESRVSFVDLAALRSAPPAREPTPIPRPARATGRPAPGSVPPPNGDIVAKPAVIVGLAKATAAGPRTRSGRADEIELGPGVRMKPGKAQRAAAALPAEPPPRRGPVTRAPPVAQFTEEPTRQVDAPGRALRRAADRRAEFDREDPTRAASVDPRLLAQASEDATRMSHIDPRALMQQEDATRLSQLDPRALMASGDATRMSRLDPLALFEEESTRHDGDGTYSGDSATGSIDLGPRDQSRRFPRLPEEDATRMSDLDALVATERERARGARPAPPSRASVHDEATRAIDIGRPTSMSDVDWDLD from the coding sequence GTGACCTGGGTAGTTCCCCTCGGCCTGGGCGGGCTGGCCATCGCGGTCATGGCCCTGTTCACCATGCTGGGGGCGCGCAAGGCCCGGCTGGCCCAGGCCGTGCCCAACGCCGCCGCGCCGCGCATCCTGATCCACGACATCAACGACGACCGCTGCACCGGCTGCGACGCGTGCGTGGCGGTGTGCCCGACCAACGTGCTCGATCTGGTCGCCAACAAGAGCCGCGTGCTGCGGTTCCACGACTGCATCCAGTGCGAGGCGTGCATGTGGGCGTGCCCGACCGAGGCGCTGGTGATGTTCCCCGAGGGCTCCGAGCCGCAGGCGCTCAAGGTGCCCGAGCTCGACGACAGCTACCAGACCGGCGTGCCCGGCCAGTACCTGATCGGCGAGGTCGCCGGCAAGCCGCTCGTCAAGAACGCCGCCAACCTGGGCCGCGGCGTGATCGAGCACATGCTCCGCACCGGGCTGCGCGGCGGCGCGCTCGGCACGATCGGCGTCGACGTGGTGATCGTCGGCTCGGGGCCGGGCGGGCTGTCGGCGGCGCTCACCTGCCTGCAGCGCGGCCTCTCGTACGTGCTGCTCGAGAAGGAGCAGGAGATCGCGTCGACGATCACCCGCTACCCGAAGGGCAAGCTGGTGATGGCCGAGCCCTACGACACCCGCAACCTGTCGCTCCTGCCGGTGTTCGACTCGAGCAAGGAGCAGCTGGTCGCGATCTGGCGCGAGCTGATCGAGCGCACCGGCGTGCGCATCAACCAGGGCGAGGCGGTCGAGGCGGTGCAGCGCCTCGGCGACGGCACGTTCGACGTGCGCACGACCGTGGCCGGCTACCGGGCCCAGCGCGTCATCCTGGCCACGGGCACCCGCGGCAAGCCGCGCACGCTGCAGGTGCCCGGCGAGAACCTGCCCAAGGTCGCCAACCTGCTCGAGGATCCCGACGACTGGCGCGGCAAGGACGTGCTGGTGGTCGGCGGCGGCGACTCGGCGGTCGAGGCGGCGGTGGCGCTGGCCGACGCCGGCGCCCGCGTGATCATCAGCTACCGCGGCAAGTCGTTCAACCGCGCCGCGCCCAAGAACAAGCAGACCATCGAGGGCTACGCCGGCCAGCAGCGCCTCAAGACCAAGTACGGCTCGCAGGTCGTCGCGTTCGAGCCCGACGCCGTGATCCTCCAGCTCGACGACGGCTCGCAGAAGCGCTACCCGAACCACGGCGCGTTCGTGCTGATCGGCGCCGACCCGCCGGTGACCTGGCTCGAGAAGCTGGGCGTCCGGTTCGTCTTGCGCCCGCACCAGTACTCGCTCGGCAAGACCGACGACTTCCTGCGCCGGCTGGCGGGCGACCTCCAGGATTGCCCCGAGGACGCCGCCCGCGCGGCCGAGGTGATCACCGGCCGGCCCCAGGCGCCGTCGACGCACGGCGGTGATCGCCTGCCGTCCGAGGTCGAGCGCGCGCTGGCCGCGGTGTCGCTGCCCGACGCCGCGAGCGGGCCGAAGAAGTGGCTGCGCGCCGCCACCGGCCTGTTCGGCACCAGCCCCGGCAAGAAGGTCGAGCAGCCGATCCCGCTGTCCGAGTTCGCCAAGCGCCAGCGCACCGGCGCCAGCGGGCGCCGCGACGCGCTGTCGGCCGGCGAGCGCACGCGCGTGCTGCGCATGCTGCGCGACGAGGGCGGCCGCCTCGCCGACGAGGAGTCGCGGGTGTCGTTCGTCGATCTCGCGGCGCTGCGATCGGCCCCGCCGGCCCGCGAGCCCACGCCGATCCCGCGCCCGGCGCGCGCGACCGGCCGACCGGCCCCGGGCAGCGTGCCGCCGCCGAACGGCGACATCGTCGCCAAGCCGGCGGTGATCGTCGGGCTGGCCAAGGCCACCGCGGCCGGGCCGCGCACGCGCTCGGGTCGGGCCGACGAGATCGAGCTCGGGCCGGGCGTGCGGATGAAGCCGGGCAAGGCCCAGCGCGCCGCCGCGGCGCTGCCGGCCGAGCCGCCGCCGCGCCGCGGGCCGGTGACGCGGGCGCCGCCGGTGGCGCAGTTCACCGAGGAGCCGACCCGGCAGGTCGACGCGCCCGGTCGGGCCCTGCGGCGCGCCGCCGATCGCCGCGCGGAGTTCGATCGCGAGGATCCGACCCGCGCCGCCAGCGTCGACCCGCGCCTGCTGGCGCAGGCGAGCGAGGACGCGACCCGGATGTCGCACATCGATCCGCGCGCGCTGATGCAGCAGGAGGACGCGACGCGCCTGTCCCAGCTCGACCCCCGGGCCCTGATGGCGTCGGGTGACGCGACCCGGATGTCACGGCTCGATCCCTTGGCGCTGTTCGAGGAGGAGTCGACCCGCCACGACGGCGACGGCACCTACTCCGGCGACAGCGCCACCGGCTCGATCGATCTCGGGCCGCGCGATCAGTCGCGGCGCTTCCCGCGCCTGCCCGAGGAGGACGCCACCCGCATGAGCGACCTCGACGCGCTGGTCGCGACCGAGCGCGAGCGCGCCCGCGGCGCCCGGCCGGCGCCGCCGTCACGGGCCTCGGTCCACGACGAGGCCACCCGCGCGATCGACATCGGCCGCCCGACCAGCATGAGCGACGTCGACTGGGATCTCGACTGA